Proteins from a genomic interval of Onychostoma macrolepis isolate SWU-2019 chromosome 17, ASM1243209v1, whole genome shotgun sequence:
- the pnoca gene encoding prepronociceptin, whose amino-acid sequence MKTPLWTLLLLGLCNPAWCDCQKDCLFCSQKLPNEYAFNNLVCLVECHGKLYPGDTWEMCRRTIVEQNPKALLLVGNSMLKRAEEEADTSLPVDQDDGQYSETLQRFDHIARALGTDDQDQDMQLSKFLQVQSAQESEEERDGDSEVAGDEEEAAVHLIKRFGGFLKNKYGYRKFIDPGRSLQKRYGGFIGVRKSARKWNNQKRFSEFLKQYLGMSTRASEFNSMSADVTQQNE is encoded by the exons ATGAAGACTCCACTGTGGACACTACTGTTGCTTGGACTGTGTAACCCAGCATGGTGTGACTGCCAGAAGGATTGCCTCTTCTGCAGCCAAAAACTGCCTAATGAATATGCCTTCAACAATTTG gtgtgtctggTGGAGTGTCATGGTAAACTTTATCCAGGCGACACCTGGGAGATGTGTCGCAGGACCATTGTGGAGCAAAACCCAAAAGCCTTGCTATTGGTTGGCAATAGCATGCTGAAAAGAGCAGAAGAGGAAGCGGACACCTCTCTGCCTGTGGACCAGGATGATGGCCAGTATTCTGAAACCCTCCAGAGGTTCGACCATATAGCACGGGCCTTGGGAACGGATGATCAGGACCAAGATATGCAGCTCAGTAAGTTCCTGCAAGTACAGTCAGCACAGGAATCTGAGGAAGAGCGAGATGGAGATAGCGAGGTGGCAGGCGATGAGGAAGAGGCTGCCGTCCACCTAATCAAACGTTTTGGAGGCTTTCTCAAAAACAAGTATGGCTACAGGAAGTTCATAGATCCTGGAAGGTCTTTGCAAAAGAGATATGGGGGTTTCATAGGCGTCCGCAAATCTGCCCGTAAGTGGAACAACCAGAAGCGTTTTAGTGAGTTCCTCAAGCAGTATTTGGGCATGAGTACTCGAGCTAGCGAGTTTAATAGTATGTCTGCTGATGTCACCCAACAGAATGAGTAA
- the znf395a gene encoding zinc finger protein 395a, protein MVPKTRLGKRSPLGTLVCGSSAEGLTETGPHGCPDSGLHRSKLYPGQRVYVHCGGQECGGVVEQHNHVDNEVSIFLPQLNQHVHRKLEDVWISPTSSSTSAVSSSIDVPRRSPESVDMDEIMAAMVLTSLSCSPVIQHSALGSATQALCGMENGGGELSDGGYWSCDHGNGSPAPSPPIAETDKSAPLVDEGLDMELDQMLFNEPTPRKRKNSVKVAYRCLWPNCGKILTTVVGIKRHIRNSHLGQSEEHSQREEDFYYTEVYQDLEQTTPSGGHRPSCTSPSSPSRLTPPSPSTPDMLHPSPLSQSAPGSFWQVHSEHSYQAPPPVQVVTQSKPVSVPVSCHWTPSLTVHQSKQGLPFRRRSVSVGEQWLQNNNATFRPHPASVSPPRNHCTSRRIRGEAKKCRKVYGIEHRDQWCTACRWKKACQRFLD, encoded by the exons ATGGTACCGAAGACCAGACTTGGGAAACGGTCCCCACTGGGCACCCTGGTGTGTGGTTCCTCAGCGGAGGGCCTGACAGAGACGGGACCCCATGGATGCCCGGACAGTGGGCTTCACAGAAGCAAGCTTTACCCGGGACAGAGG GTGTATGTGCACTGTGGCGGCCAAGAATGTGGAGGTGTGGTCGAACAGCATAACCACGTGGACAATGAAGTGTCTATTTTCCTGCCGCAGCTCAACCAGCATGTTCATCGCAAGCTGGAAGACGTGTGGATCAGCCCCACGTCCAGCTCTACCTCCGCAGTCTCCTCCTCCATTGATGTGCCCAGAAG GAGTCCAGAGTCAGTGGACATGGATGAGATTATGGCTGCAATGGTGCTTACAAGTCTGTCGTGCAGTCCAGTCATCCAGCACTCGGCTCTGGGGAGCGCAACTCAAG CTTTGTGTGGAATGGAAAATGGTGGTGGCGAACTGTCTGATGGTGGATATTGGAGCTGCGACCATGGAAACGGAAGCCCTGCCCCATCCCCGCCCATCGCAGAGACGGACAAGAGCGCCCCTCTCGTCGATGAAGGCCTGGACATGGAACTGGACCAAATGTTATTCAACGAGCCAACACCAAGGAAACGCAAG AACTCGGTAAAAGTTGCATATCGGTGCTTGTGGCCAAATTGTGGAAAAATACTGACCACAGTAGTGGGCATCAAACGTCACATTCGAAATTCTCATCTTGG ACAAAGTGAAGAGCACTCCCAAAGGGAAGAAGACTTCTACTACACTGAAGTCTATCAGGACTTGGAACAGACCACTCCCTCTGGTGGCCACCGGCCTTCCTGTACTTCTCCATCCAGTCCTAGCCGGCTCACGCCCCCATCTCCCTCCACCCCGGACATGCTCCATCCCAGCCCACTCAGCCAGTCCGCCCCGGGCAGCTTCTGGCAGGTCCATTCTGAGCACTCTTACCAG GCTCCTCCACCCGTTCAGGTTGTGACTCAGAGCAAACCAGTGTCTGTTCCTGTGTCCTGTCATTGGACTCCATCTCTTACAGTTCACCAGAGCAAACAG GGCTTACCATTCCGCCGTCGTTCTGTTAGTGTTGGTGAACAGTGGCTCCAAAATAACAATGCCACCTTCAGGCCACATCCTGCCAGTGTTTCACCTCCAAGAAACCATTGCACTTCAAG GAGGATTCGGGGTGAAGCCAAGAAATGCCGAAAGGTATACGGCATTGAACACCGAGACCAGTGGTGCACCGCCTGCCGCTGGAAAAAGGCCTGTCAGAGATTCCTCGACTGA
- the si:ch73-204p21.2 gene encoding uncharacterized protein si:ch73-204p21.2 gives MAPIGTDLVGWAVTEQPEAAFLSIAVLFIVSIALLVLCASCKKHSFELGGSSSPPEQQKASTLVSVAKMDDSKGARQNPATNDITEDEIGLEAVEGGVVYKPWRSHTLTHGSSLPTQINGGVGTSTEGSVTLQAI, from the exons ATGGCACCAATTGGCACAGATCTAGTAGGCTGGGCGGTCACCGAGCAGCCAGAGGCTGCATTCCTCTCCATAGCCGTCCTCTTCATTGTTAGCATCGCACTCCTCGTTCTCTGCGCGAGCTGTAAAAA ACATTCATTTGAGTTAGGTGGCAGCAGCAGTCCACCTGAGCAGCAGAAAGCATCCACACTTGTGAGCGTG GCAAAAATGGATGATTCAAAAGGTGCCAGACAAAACCCTGCTACTAATGACATCACAGAAGATGAAATCG GTTTAGAGGCTGTGGAGGGTGGCGTTGTGTATAAACCCTGGAGAagtcacactctcacacacg GTTCAAGCCTACCAACTCAAATAAATGGTGGGGTTGGGACATCGACTGAGGGTTCGGTAACACTTCAAGCTATCTGA